Proteins co-encoded in one Acidobacteriota bacterium genomic window:
- a CDS encoding FAD-binding oxidoreductase, producing MSITVSRQDPRYLTLRKGNNLRWPSTDADGPANIVVCQNADDLADALQKTVKAGLRPTIRSGGHCYEDFVANNPGGVILDVSLLNGFDATGSGHTYKLGTGMRLGDAYTELYKQYGVTLPGGSCYGVAAGGHISGGGYGVLSRLHGLTVDWLTAVDILTVDASGNVVKRRVDATHDPDLFRACRGAGGNNFGVITSYYFDKMPVAPREVMNVSMGFPWEDMTPERFEAILTTFSHYFEARGKDPDTWGMFTALGLSHRSSGRIGISVQFCNPDGTCDDLGPLNEFVDLFQPCKPVVTKSEPMETRHTPDAGKSEIVRKPDGTPVPCSVGPHMMNKQSWFDATVRGGVGGGARAKYKSCYMKRAFTPDEAKLIYKHLNRTIPGAQVSGILAVDSYGGAVNKPELAASTSVPQRASILKLQLQSYWRKPEDDAAHLQWMRDFYSDLYSGPDVDAKHKGTPYWNDHYEGCYINYPDADMLAYDFWPQLYYGEGELYPFLQGVKKRYDSNNIFHHSMSIRP from the coding sequence ATGTCGATCACCGTCTCGCGTCAGGATCCTCGTTACCTCACTCTCCGGAAGGGCAATAACCTTCGCTGGCCGTCAACCGACGCCGACGGCCCGGCAAACATCGTTGTATGCCAGAACGCTGACGACCTTGCCGATGCGCTCCAGAAGACTGTCAAAGCAGGCCTGCGCCCCACTATTCGCTCCGGCGGCCATTGTTATGAAGACTTCGTGGCCAACAACCCCGGCGGAGTCATTCTCGACGTCAGCCTGCTGAACGGCTTTGACGCCACCGGAAGCGGGCACACCTATAAACTCGGTACCGGCATGCGCCTGGGCGACGCCTATACGGAGCTATATAAGCAGTACGGTGTAACGCTTCCAGGAGGCTCCTGCTACGGAGTAGCTGCCGGGGGACACATCTCCGGCGGTGGCTACGGCGTTCTCAGCCGGCTTCATGGGCTCACCGTCGACTGGCTCACCGCCGTCGATATCCTCACCGTGGACGCCTCCGGAAACGTCGTAAAACGCCGCGTCGATGCCACTCACGATCCCGACCTCTTCCGCGCCTGCCGCGGTGCCGGAGGCAACAACTTCGGCGTCATTACGTCGTATTACTTCGACAAGATGCCCGTCGCTCCCCGCGAGGTCATGAATGTCAGCATGGGCTTCCCCTGGGAGGACATGACTCCAGAGCGCTTCGAGGCCATACTCACCACCTTTAGCCACTACTTCGAGGCACGCGGAAAAGATCCTGACACCTGGGGTATGTTCACCGCGCTTGGACTCTCCCATCGCTCCTCAGGCCGCATCGGAATCTCCGTACAGTTCTGCAATCCCGACGGAACATGCGACGACCTTGGCCCGCTGAACGAGTTCGTCGATCTCTTTCAGCCCTGCAAGCCCGTCGTCACCAAGAGCGAACCCATGGAAACCCGCCACACCCCGGATGCCGGTAAGAGCGAGATCGTCAGAAAGCCCGATGGCACTCCAGTCCCCTGCTCCGTCGGTCCCCATATGATGAACAAGCAGTCCTGGTTCGATGCCACGGTTCGCGGCGGTGTTGGCGGAGGCGCCCGGGCAAAGTACAAGTCCTGCTATATGAAGCGCGCCTTCACTCCCGACGAGGCGAAACTCATCTACAAACATCTCAACCGGACCATCCCCGGCGCCCAGGTCAGCGGCATCCTTGCCGTCGACTCCTACGGCGGCGCCGTCAACAAACCCGAACTGGCGGCATCTACCTCGGTTCCCCAGCGGGCCTCCATCCTCAAGCTCCAGCTCCAGAGCTACTGGCGCAAGCCCGAGGACGACGCCGCGCACCTGCAATGGATGCGCGACTTCTACAGCGACCTCTATTCAGGCCCCGATGTCGATGCAAAACACAAGGGAACCCCCTACTGGAACGACCATTACGAGGGCTGCTATATCAATTATCCCGACGCCGACATGCTGGCCTACGACTTCTGGCCCCAGCTTTATTATGGCGAAGGCGAACTTTACCCCTTCCTTCAGGGGGTTAAAAAGCGTTACGATTCCAACAATATCTTTCACCACTCGATGTCCATTCGGCCCTAG
- a CDS encoding heavy metal translocating P-type ATPase, producing MAKDPVCGMQVAVASAKWVFEHGDKQWYFCSEGCRRKFENEPARYDGSRPNPTSGGLVAIGGAQSVEGGCCGSRGGGRAARADMSSPAGAGKYTCPMHPEIVKDGPGSCPKCGMALEPLEITGEEGSNPELEEFTRRLWVAAGLTVPLIAVMVMEMLPGAPFAGWIHSRWLGWVEMLLATPVVLWCGWPFFERGRVSVVNRSLNMFTLIALGTGAAYLYSAVAVIVPGVFPDSFRENGALGLYFEAAAVITALVLLGQVLELKARDKTGGAIRALLGLAPKTARRIESDGTERDVPLSEIAVGDRLRVRPGEKVPVDGVVLEGRSSVDESMVTGEPVPVEKSEGERAVGGTINGNGTLAIRAERVGADTLLAQIVKMVSEAQRSRAPIQRLADKVAGYFVPAVLAVAVVAAVVWAVWGPEPRLAHALVIAVAVLMIACPCALGLATPMSIMVATGRGAHEGVLVRSAEALETLEKVDTLILDKTGTLTEGKPQVAEMIAAEGFSEDELLKTIASLEKVSEHPLAAAIVHRAVEGGVALEEVNGFTSVTGRGVAGVVGGRRVAVGNGTLLRDEGVVAGAATEQAEALRREGKTVMLAAIDGRYAGAIAVSDPIKASSKQVVDELKRGGMKIVMVTGDNRTTAAAVAEKLGIEFEAEVSPAGKVEVVRRLQKAGRSVAMVGDGINDAPALAAAQVGIAMGTGTDVAMAAGGITLVSGDLRGLIRARSLSERTMKNIRQNLFFAFVYNAAGVPLAAGVLYPLFGWLLSPMVAAAAMSFSSVSVIANALRLRTVKL from the coding sequence ATGGCAAAAGATCCGGTATGTGGGATGCAGGTTGCCGTTGCATCGGCGAAGTGGGTATTCGAGCACGGTGACAAACAGTGGTATTTCTGCTCCGAAGGATGCAGGCGGAAGTTCGAGAACGAACCTGCGCGATATGACGGAAGCAGGCCCAACCCGACATCTGGAGGTCTGGTTGCGATTGGTGGAGCGCAGTCTGTAGAAGGGGGATGCTGTGGCAGTCGCGGCGGCGGTCGCGCGGCGCGGGCTGATATGTCCTCCCCGGCTGGCGCGGGCAAATATACGTGCCCGATGCACCCAGAGATTGTTAAGGACGGTCCGGGAAGCTGCCCCAAGTGCGGCATGGCTCTTGAGCCGCTGGAGATCACTGGCGAGGAGGGGAGCAATCCGGAGCTGGAAGAATTTACACGCAGATTGTGGGTTGCCGCGGGACTGACGGTTCCCCTGATCGCCGTCATGGTGATGGAGATGTTGCCGGGAGCCCCATTCGCAGGTTGGATTCACAGCCGTTGGCTGGGGTGGGTGGAGATGCTGCTGGCGACGCCGGTCGTGCTGTGGTGTGGTTGGCCGTTCTTTGAGCGGGGGCGGGTCTCGGTGGTGAACCGCAGCCTGAATATGTTCACGCTGATCGCACTGGGAACAGGTGCGGCCTATCTGTACAGCGCGGTTGCGGTGATTGTTCCCGGGGTGTTTCCGGATTCGTTTCGTGAGAACGGCGCGTTGGGGTTGTACTTCGAGGCCGCTGCTGTGATTACGGCGCTTGTACTGCTAGGCCAGGTGCTGGAGCTGAAGGCCAGGGACAAGACGGGAGGCGCGATTCGCGCGCTGCTGGGGCTGGCCCCCAAGACGGCGCGGCGGATTGAGAGCGATGGCACGGAGAGAGATGTTCCTTTGAGCGAGATTGCTGTGGGAGATCGCCTGCGAGTCCGGCCAGGGGAGAAGGTGCCGGTGGATGGCGTGGTGCTTGAGGGGCGAAGCTCGGTAGACGAGTCGATGGTGACCGGAGAGCCGGTCCCGGTGGAGAAGAGCGAGGGAGAGCGGGCGGTCGGCGGCACGATCAACGGCAATGGCACGCTGGCGATTCGCGCAGAACGAGTAGGGGCCGATACGCTGCTGGCTCAGATTGTGAAGATGGTGAGCGAGGCGCAGAGATCGCGCGCTCCGATCCAACGGCTGGCGGACAAGGTGGCGGGATACTTTGTTCCCGCGGTGCTTGCGGTGGCAGTGGTTGCGGCTGTTGTGTGGGCGGTGTGGGGGCCGGAGCCGCGTCTGGCGCATGCGTTGGTGATTGCGGTGGCCGTGCTGATGATTGCGTGTCCGTGCGCACTGGGGCTGGCGACGCCGATGTCGATCATGGTTGCGACAGGGCGTGGAGCGCATGAAGGCGTTCTGGTTCGAAGCGCTGAAGCGCTGGAGACGCTGGAGAAGGTCGACACGCTGATTCTGGACAAGACAGGCACCCTGACGGAAGGCAAGCCGCAAGTGGCGGAGATGATTGCCGCGGAAGGTTTCAGTGAGGATGAACTGCTGAAGACAATTGCAAGCCTGGAGAAGGTAAGCGAACATCCGCTTGCGGCGGCAATTGTTCATCGCGCAGTGGAAGGCGGAGTTGCTCTTGAAGAGGTGAACGGGTTTACGTCGGTGACAGGGAGGGGCGTCGCGGGCGTTGTTGGCGGACGCCGTGTTGCAGTTGGCAACGGCACATTGTTGCGCGATGAAGGAGTCGTTGCCGGAGCCGCGACCGAGCAGGCAGAGGCGTTGCGCCGGGAAGGAAAGACGGTGATGCTGGCTGCGATCGATGGGCGGTATGCAGGAGCGATTGCGGTTTCCGATCCGATCAAGGCGTCGTCGAAACAGGTAGTGGACGAGCTGAAGCGGGGCGGGATGAAGATCGTCATGGTGACAGGAGACAACCGCACCACTGCGGCCGCCGTGGCGGAGAAGCTGGGGATCGAGTTTGAGGCGGAGGTCTCACCCGCAGGCAAAGTGGAGGTCGTCAGGCGGCTACAAAAAGCGGGAAGGAGCGTTGCCATGGTGGGGGACGGAATTAACGACGCACCTGCGCTGGCGGCGGCGCAGGTGGGGATTGCCATGGGAACGGGAACGGACGTTGCCATGGCGGCCGGGGGCATCACTCTTGTAAGCGGCGATCTGCGCGGACTTATACGGGCCCGCTCGCTGAGTGAGAGGACGATGAAGAACATTCGGCAGAACCTGTTCTTCGCCTTTGTCTATAACGCGGCTGGAGTTCCGTTGGCTGCCGGAGTACTGTATCCGCTGTTTGGGTGGCTTCTGAGCCCGATGGTAGCGGCGGCGGCAATGAGCTTCAGCTCGGTTTCCGTGATTGCAAATGCGCTTCGACTGAGGACGGTGAAGCTTTGA
- a CDS encoding sugar phosphate isomerase/epimerase: MNPNLSRRSLLRGGTALAASAALANTSLSFAAPAPSGSPIRLGIASYTFRKFNQQQLIGFMKELKSPYLNLKDVHLPMTPFDQIATRAAEYRAAGLTLTAAGTIYFGKDDDDDIKSKFEYVKAAGIPIIVGSPTRQVLPRVEKFVKQYDIKLAIHNHGTEDKQWPSPLDVLAVVKSMDPRIGCCIDVGHTMRTGTDPVAAIKKVGPRLFDLHMKDLANGMVKESQVAVGDGVMPVPAIFRALVDIGYKGNVDLEYEINENDPMPGVTKSFAYMRGVIAGMGLR; this comes from the coding sequence ATGAATCCAAACCTCTCACGCCGCAGCCTGCTTCGTGGCGGAACCGCCCTCGCCGCCTCCGCCGCCCTCGCCAATACTTCCCTCTCCTTTGCCGCACCGGCACCATCCGGGTCGCCGATTCGCCTCGGCATCGCGAGCTACACCTTCCGCAAGTTCAATCAGCAGCAGTTGATCGGCTTCATGAAGGAGCTCAAGTCTCCTTACCTCAACCTCAAAGACGTCCATCTCCCCATGACACCCTTCGATCAGATCGCCACGCGGGCCGCGGAATATCGGGCCGCAGGGTTAACGCTAACTGCCGCCGGAACCATCTATTTCGGCAAGGATGACGACGACGACATCAAGTCAAAATTCGAGTACGTCAAGGCCGCTGGCATTCCCATCATCGTCGGCTCTCCTACCAGGCAGGTCCTTCCTCGTGTCGAAAAATTCGTCAAGCAATACGACATCAAGCTCGCCATCCACAACCACGGGACGGAAGACAAACAGTGGCCATCCCCGCTTGATGTCCTTGCAGTTGTGAAGTCCATGGACCCCCGCATCGGCTGCTGCATCGACGTCGGCCACACCATGCGAACCGGCACCGATCCTGTCGCTGCCATCAAAAAGGTTGGACCACGCCTCTTCGATCTCCACATGAAGGACCTCGCCAACGGCATGGTCAAAGAGAGCCAGGTGGCCGTCGGTGATGGCGTCATGCCCGTCCCCGCAATCTTCCGGGCACTTGTCGATATCGGCTACAAGGGCAACGTTGATCTTGAGTATGAAATTAATGAAAACGACCCCATGCCCGGCGTCACAAAGAGCTTCGCCTACATGCGCGGAGTCATAGCAGGTATGGGTTTACGTTAG
- a CDS encoding sugar phosphate isomerase/epimerase — MNRISRRGFLAGGVAMGLATGMDRSAFAYKASPFRVAVITDEISQDFDHACSVAARDFGMQWVELRGMWKKSLQSLSDAETADALKILAKYNLRVTDIASPLFKVDWPGAPKSEHGPKNAPASSDVLKEQDAVLEKSISLAKQFKTDKVRCFDFWRIENVAPYREAIDRKLAEAAEVCGKQGVRLVLENEYACNTATGREAARTLAAVKSPHLALNWDPGNAVMRGEFDAYPVAWNLLPKDRIHHCHVKNAVKGADGKVVWSPVGTGIIDWTGQFRDLAKAGYRDSVSLETHWHGGSSPEDSTRQSWAGMKKALEDSGNL; from the coding sequence ATGAATCGGATTTCAAGGCGCGGTTTTTTAGCCGGTGGAGTTGCAATGGGGCTGGCTACTGGTATGGACCGTTCGGCATTCGCATACAAGGCATCACCGTTTCGGGTCGCGGTGATTACGGATGAGATCTCGCAGGACTTTGACCATGCCTGCTCGGTTGCGGCGAGGGACTTTGGCATGCAGTGGGTGGAGCTGCGTGGGATGTGGAAGAAGAGCTTGCAGTCGTTGAGCGATGCGGAGACCGCGGACGCGCTGAAGATTCTGGCGAAGTACAACCTGCGCGTGACCGACATCGCGAGCCCGCTGTTCAAGGTAGACTGGCCGGGCGCGCCGAAGTCGGAGCATGGCCCGAAGAACGCTCCTGCTTCGAGCGATGTGTTGAAGGAGCAGGACGCTGTGCTCGAGAAGAGCATCTCGCTGGCGAAGCAGTTCAAGACGGACAAGGTGCGGTGCTTCGATTTCTGGCGTATTGAGAACGTCGCGCCTTATCGCGAGGCGATCGACCGGAAGCTGGCCGAGGCGGCTGAGGTCTGCGGGAAGCAGGGTGTCAGGCTTGTGCTCGAGAACGAGTATGCCTGCAACACGGCGACTGGGCGCGAGGCGGCACGGACGCTCGCGGCAGTGAAGTCGCCGCACCTGGCGCTGAACTGGGACCCGGGCAACGCCGTGATGCGCGGTGAGTTCGATGCGTACCCCGTGGCGTGGAATCTTCTGCCGAAGGACCGGATTCATCACTGCCATGTGAAGAATGCGGTGAAGGGAGCCGACGGCAAGGTGGTGTGGTCGCCGGTGGGGACGGGCATCATCGACTGGACGGGGCAGTTCCGCGATCTTGCGAAGGCGGGGTATCGCGATTCGGTGAGCCTGGAGACGCACTGGCATGGCGGATCGTCGCCGGAGGATTCGACGCGGCAGAGCTGGGCTGGGATGAAGAAGGCGCTGGAGGACTCGGGGAATCTGTGA
- a CDS encoding TonB-dependent receptor — protein sequence MKRLWMVLSVALCLTALPLTLRGQAVNATLLGTVQDTTGATINNAKVTATNMATSTVYESVTNSAGNYTVPNLPPGRYSVVVVAQGFKKETHQNIDVLINSSTRADFDLAPGSVSEEVMVTTAPPLLQTDRADISTKLEAHQLANLPMTTNRNFQSLLTLVPGTTPSTYEHSQFFNAQGSLQTRVNGIPRLGNLYQIEGIDNDERTGLLQIIISPAESIQSVDISTNNFDAEMGRAVGAVTNVILKSGSNSFHGSAFEYIQNNAVNARSYFGGPLGHLTYNSYGGSIGGPIFKDKLFFFGDYQGSADHERISNTFTIPDARYYTPNAQGFIDLSSAITLDKNGNQIGIVYDPATGDGRTVAQPVGVPAGTPRTAFANNQIPIGRVNPISLDILKRVNAAAAQYGKLNGSAPLSNPSNNYTSNLPFTKGTNSWDTKIDFTLNERNHISGRYSWQRVNTFQAPAFGSFLGGPAGGGFQGTGVQTSYSTGVNYDHVFSPTLFTEVRFGVAHLRNSAQPSDYGSNDATALGIPGVNINQFTSGQVGLSINGGFTGTLIGYSASVPWIRAEANIDFVNNWTKIVRNHTIKFGGDLRRVRDDLLQDQTFSPRGVFNFSDVQTSDAASKGTNLANNIASFLLGLPNQVGRDVNTFFPAYRQWWLFAFATDKWQVTPKLTVDLGTRWEFYPPATPKIASGFSNYDPVANNLVIAGVGGNPSNLGMTTRYRYFAPRTGFAYRATDNTVIRGGFGISYMPFADNNYAYNYPVRSNNSYGPQGLSAFTPAVLADGVTPATFQAGFPAPVPVPIPANGIIPVTTPTLVAQAQYYVPLDYKNPYVESWNLAVQQSLPYDMSLQIAYVGNHGVGIPGNIDINNPTDVYGGGNNSKPGYNCAGCSPTVHRVAATNKIFNGFSSNFQSLQVQATKRFAKGLGFTSAFTWGKGLGYVTGDDGGILFFTTANMHRNYAPNDFDRRLNFQQSFTYELPVGRGHRYLSSGVGAYVLGGWKLSGVFSAVSGLPFSVYASGTNLNTPGTAMLANLTGVYKVLGGIGSSSPWLDKTAFTQPGACPQTTPATPCTLQNVQLGNTGRNQFRGPGYIQDNLSIFKSFPIWREAALETRLDAFQLSNTPQFNVPNSGSGNLFTSGNFGTITGTLGSGQGSVNGIGGGRSLQASARITF from the coding sequence ATGAAACGCTTATGGATGGTACTGTCAGTTGCTCTATGTCTAACAGCGTTACCACTTACGCTGAGAGGGCAAGCGGTGAATGCGACGTTGCTGGGTACGGTTCAGGACACGACCGGCGCGACGATCAACAATGCGAAGGTCACGGCGACCAATATGGCCACGTCTACGGTCTATGAGTCGGTGACAAACTCAGCAGGAAATTACACGGTGCCAAACCTTCCTCCGGGCAGGTATTCGGTGGTGGTTGTTGCCCAGGGATTCAAGAAGGAGACGCACCAGAACATCGATGTGCTGATCAACTCTTCGACCCGCGCGGACTTCGACCTTGCGCCGGGAAGTGTTTCGGAAGAGGTGATGGTGACGACGGCTCCTCCGCTGCTGCAGACCGACCGGGCCGACATCTCGACGAAACTGGAGGCGCACCAGCTTGCGAATCTCCCGATGACAACGAACCGGAACTTCCAGTCGCTGCTGACGCTGGTTCCGGGAACGACGCCGTCGACATACGAGCACTCGCAGTTCTTCAATGCGCAGGGCTCGCTGCAGACACGTGTCAACGGCATTCCGCGCCTGGGGAATTTGTACCAGATTGAAGGTATCGATAACGATGAGCGCACTGGCCTGCTGCAGATCATCATTTCTCCCGCAGAGTCGATCCAATCGGTTGATATTTCTACCAACAATTTTGATGCGGAGATGGGCCGCGCAGTAGGTGCAGTGACGAACGTGATCCTGAAATCCGGATCGAATTCGTTTCATGGATCGGCGTTTGAGTACATACAGAACAACGCGGTGAATGCCCGGTCGTACTTTGGTGGACCGCTTGGTCATCTCACATACAACAGCTATGGCGGTTCGATCGGTGGGCCGATCTTCAAAGATAAGCTGTTTTTCTTTGGCGACTACCAGGGCAGCGCGGATCACGAAAGAATATCGAATACGTTCACGATTCCAGATGCCCGCTACTATACGCCGAATGCGCAGGGCTTCATCGATCTGAGCTCGGCGATAACACTGGATAAAAACGGCAATCAGATTGGGATCGTCTACGATCCGGCGACAGGCGATGGGCGGACGGTTGCTCAGCCGGTGGGAGTTCCGGCTGGAACACCTCGAACAGCGTTTGCGAACAACCAGATTCCTATCGGGAGAGTGAACCCGATCTCTCTCGATATCCTGAAGCGCGTAAACGCCGCAGCCGCACAGTATGGCAAGCTGAATGGGTCTGCGCCGTTGTCGAATCCCAGCAACAACTACACGTCAAATCTTCCCTTCACGAAGGGGACGAATAGCTGGGACACAAAGATCGACTTCACGCTCAATGAGAGGAACCACATCAGCGGCCGTTATAGCTGGCAGCGTGTGAATACGTTCCAGGCGCCCGCGTTTGGTTCGTTCCTCGGCGGTCCGGCCGGCGGCGGTTTTCAGGGAACGGGCGTTCAGACGTCGTACAGTACTGGGGTGAACTACGATCACGTCTTCTCGCCGACCTTGTTTACCGAGGTCAGGTTCGGTGTCGCCCATCTTCGCAACAGTGCACAGCCAAGCGACTACGGCTCGAACGATGCGACGGCGCTGGGAATTCCTGGGGTGAATATCAATCAGTTCACCAGCGGGCAGGTGGGACTTTCGATTAACGGGGGATTCACCGGCACCCTGATCGGTTACTCCGCCTCGGTGCCATGGATCCGAGCTGAAGCGAACATCGACTTTGTCAACAACTGGACGAAGATCGTCCGTAACCACACGATCAAGTTTGGCGGTGACTTGCGACGGGTAAGAGACGATCTGTTGCAGGACCAGACATTCAGTCCGCGTGGCGTCTTCAATTTCTCTGACGTGCAGACGTCGGACGCGGCCAGCAAAGGCACAAACCTGGCGAACAATATTGCGAGCTTCCTGTTAGGGCTTCCTAATCAGGTTGGGCGTGATGTGAACACGTTCTTTCCCGCTTATCGCCAATGGTGGCTCTTTGCGTTTGCCACCGACAAGTGGCAGGTTACGCCGAAGCTCACAGTGGACCTCGGCACCCGATGGGAGTTCTATCCGCCGGCGACGCCGAAGATTGCCAGCGGATTCTCGAACTACGATCCGGTTGCAAACAATCTGGTTATTGCGGGCGTTGGCGGCAACCCGTCCAATCTCGGTATGACGACCCGCTACCGCTATTTTGCCCCGCGCACAGGTTTTGCCTATCGTGCGACGGACAATACCGTGATACGCGGTGGATTCGGTATCAGCTACATGCCGTTTGCGGATAACAACTATGCGTATAACTATCCCGTGCGTTCCAACAATTCATATGGACCGCAGGGACTGAGCGCGTTTACTCCTGCCGTGCTGGCCGATGGCGTGACTCCTGCTACGTTCCAGGCGGGATTTCCGGCGCCGGTACCTGTGCCGATTCCGGCAAACGGTATTATTCCCGTGACGACGCCGACTCTCGTGGCACAGGCACAGTACTATGTTCCGCTGGACTACAAGAACCCTTATGTAGAGTCGTGGAATCTTGCGGTTCAGCAATCGTTGCCTTATGATATGTCGCTTCAGATTGCGTATGTGGGTAATCACGGCGTAGGCATTCCCGGGAACATCGACATTAATAATCCGACCGATGTCTACGGTGGAGGAAATAATTCGAAGCCGGGTTATAACTGTGCGGGGTGCAGCCCAACAGTTCACCGCGTTGCAGCAACCAACAAGATATTCAACGGATTCTCCTCCAACTTCCAATCGTTGCAGGTTCAGGCGACGAAGCGGTTCGCGAAAGGACTAGGTTTTACTTCGGCCTTTACCTGGGGTAAGGGGCTGGGGTATGTCACTGGCGATGATGGTGGGATCCTGTTCTTTACGACGGCCAACATGCACAGAAACTATGCTCCGAATGACTTTGATCGCAGGTTGAACTTCCAGCAGAGCTTTACCTATGAGCTTCCGGTTGGCCGTGGTCATCGCTACCTGAGCTCCGGGGTTGGGGCTTATGTTCTGGGAGGCTGGAAGCTGTCGGGTGTGTTCTCAGCCGTATCTGGATTGCCCTTCTCGGTCTATGCGAGCGGCACCAATTTGAACACGCCAGGCACTGCGATGCTTGCGAATCTGACCGGCGTCTACAAGGTCCTGGGAGGTATTGGATCGAGCAGCCCGTGGTTGGACAAGACTGCATTTACGCAGCCTGGCGCCTGCCCGCAGACTACTCCCGCTACGCCATGCACACTGCAAAATGTTCAATTGGGAAATACCGGAAGGAATCAGTTCCGTGGACCGGGCTATATTCAGGACAATCTGTCGATCTTCAAGAGCTTCCCAATCTGGCGTGAGGCTGCGCTGGAGACGCGGCTCGATGCGTTCCAGTTGAGCAATACGCCGCAGTTCAACGTGCCGAATTCTGGCAGCGGCAATCTGTTTACCTCTGGAAACTTTGGAACCATTACCGGCACTCTGGGAAGCGGGCAGGGAAGTGTCAACGGTATCGGCGGCGGACGCAGCCTTCAGGCGTCGGCGCGGATCACGTTCTAG